From Elusimicrobiota bacterium, a single genomic window includes:
- a CDS encoding bifunctional transaldolase/phosoglucose isomerase, whose amino-acid sequence MTHKNPLRDLHRFGVSVWYDYVSRSLISSGELKRLIEEDGVRGVTSNPTIFEKAIGGSSDYDDAIRAHAKPGETPTGLFEKLAVADIQAACDLFRPLYEETKAGDGFVSLEVAPSLARDAAGTVSEGLRLWAAVNRPNLMVKVPGTVEGLQAFEDLTAEGVSINVTLLFSLERYAAVAEAYLKGLERRAAAGKDLSKVASVASFFVSRVDSAIDAILEKRPEPEAKALLGKAAIANAKLAYQHGKKVFSSARFNALKAKGALPQRLLWASTGTKNPVYRDTLYVEELIGPDTVNTMPPATVDAYRAHGAGRFSIEENTIQAGEQWNALPRFGVDREAVMVKLEEEGLASFSKSFETLMGKLTAKRALLEAEFAAVDAGLAELEAARFSERLWAKDPTLWKDDKEHQKLIRHSLGWLDAPIVSGAALSPAKALAEGAAAEGFRQAVVLGMGGSSLCVEVLRAVFGSAPGRLELLTLDSTHPDAVAALEKRLDLDKTLFIVASKSGGTVEPNAFFDYFWDLCARRPGAKPGRQFVAITDTGTSLDKMSRERGFRKTFLNPSDVGGRFSALTLFGLVPAALAGIDAGELLSRARQAAGTFSPQTPTRANAALRLGAFIGRHAQDGRDKLTLVLPPSLESLGLWIEQLVAESTGKEGRGVLPVAGEPLGAPAAYGRDRAFVRLALKDRPEPAVDAKLAALEQAGHPIMRLEMNDSLDLGAQFLLWEVATAAAGFLLKVNPFDQPDVQAAKDKAREVLNGLNDAVPEKASLRAGGLAAFADAGLVSALKADAGQDRPLREVLGAHLSRVKAGDYVAVLAFLAETDESRRLIEEIRLRASARATAPVTVSWGPRYLHSTGQLHKGGPAKGVFLVLGDAGKGTLAVPGKPFSFGELCRAQAKGDAAAMLSAGRRLLRLDLGTNATEGLRALSNALSDAAAAAR is encoded by the coding sequence CGGCGAGACCCCGACCGGGCTGTTCGAGAAGCTCGCCGTCGCCGACATCCAGGCGGCCTGCGACCTGTTCCGCCCGCTGTACGAGGAGACCAAGGCCGGCGACGGCTTCGTGAGCCTCGAGGTCGCGCCTTCGCTCGCCCGCGACGCCGCCGGGACCGTCTCCGAAGGCCTCCGCCTCTGGGCCGCCGTCAACCGCCCCAACCTGATGGTCAAGGTGCCCGGGACGGTCGAGGGCCTCCAGGCGTTCGAGGACCTGACCGCCGAGGGCGTCTCGATCAACGTCACGCTCCTGTTCTCGCTCGAGCGCTACGCCGCCGTCGCCGAGGCCTACCTCAAGGGCCTCGAGCGCCGCGCCGCCGCCGGCAAGGACCTGTCGAAGGTCGCCTCCGTCGCGAGCTTCTTCGTCAGCCGCGTGGACAGCGCCATCGACGCGATACTTGAAAAACGACCGGAACCCGAGGCGAAGGCGCTGCTCGGGAAGGCCGCGATAGCGAACGCGAAGCTCGCCTATCAGCACGGCAAGAAGGTCTTTTCCTCCGCGAGGTTCAACGCGCTCAAGGCCAAGGGAGCCCTGCCCCAACGCCTGCTGTGGGCGTCCACCGGCACCAAGAACCCCGTCTACCGCGATACATTGTACGTCGAGGAGCTCATCGGGCCCGACACGGTGAACACGATGCCGCCCGCGACCGTCGACGCGTACCGCGCTCACGGCGCCGGACGCTTCAGCATCGAGGAGAACACCATCCAGGCCGGCGAGCAGTGGAACGCCCTGCCCCGCTTCGGCGTGGACCGAGAAGCGGTCATGGTGAAGCTCGAGGAGGAAGGCCTCGCGTCCTTCTCGAAATCCTTCGAGACCTTGATGGGCAAGCTGACGGCCAAGCGCGCGCTGCTCGAGGCGGAGTTCGCCGCCGTCGACGCGGGCCTGGCCGAGCTCGAGGCCGCGCGCTTCTCCGAGCGCCTGTGGGCCAAGGACCCGACGCTCTGGAAGGACGACAAGGAGCATCAGAAGCTGATCCGCCACTCGCTGGGCTGGCTCGACGCGCCGATCGTCTCCGGCGCGGCGCTGTCTCCCGCCAAGGCGCTGGCCGAAGGCGCCGCGGCCGAGGGCTTCCGCCAGGCCGTCGTGCTCGGCATGGGCGGCTCGAGCCTGTGCGTGGAGGTGCTGCGCGCCGTGTTCGGCTCCGCCCCGGGCCGCCTCGAGCTGCTGACCCTCGACTCGACGCACCCCGACGCCGTCGCCGCCCTCGAAAAGCGCCTCGACCTCGACAAGACCCTGTTCATCGTCGCGAGCAAGTCCGGCGGCACCGTCGAGCCGAACGCCTTCTTCGACTACTTCTGGGACCTGTGCGCGCGCCGCCCCGGCGCCAAGCCCGGCCGGCAGTTCGTCGCGATCACCGACACCGGGACCTCGCTCGACAAGATGTCGCGCGAGCGCGGCTTCCGCAAGACCTTCCTGAACCCGTCCGACGTCGGCGGCCGCTTCTCGGCGCTGACCTTGTTCGGGCTGGTGCCGGCCGCCCTGGCCGGGATCGACGCGGGGGAGCTGCTCTCCCGCGCGCGCCAGGCCGCCGGGACGTTCTCGCCTCAGACGCCGACGCGGGCCAACGCCGCCCTGCGCCTCGGCGCGTTCATCGGCCGGCACGCGCAGGACGGCCGCGACAAGCTGACCCTCGTCCTGCCCCCGTCGCTCGAATCCCTCGGCCTCTGGATCGAGCAGCTCGTGGCGGAGTCGACCGGCAAGGAAGGGCGCGGCGTCCTCCCGGTGGCCGGCGAGCCCCTGGGCGCGCCCGCGGCCTACGGCCGCGACCGCGCCTTCGTGCGCCTGGCGCTGAAGGACCGGCCCGAGCCCGCCGTCGACGCGAAGCTGGCGGCGCTCGAGCAGGCCGGGCATCCGATCATGCGGCTCGAGATGAACGACAGCCTCGACCTCGGCGCGCAATTCCTCCTGTGGGAGGTCGCCACCGCGGCCGCGGGCTTCCTGCTCAAGGTGAACCCGTTCGACCAGCCCGACGTGCAGGCGGCGAAGGACAAGGCCAGGGAGGTCCTCAACGGTCTCAACGACGCCGTTCCCGAGAAAGCGAGCCTGCGGGCGGGCGGCCTGGCCGCCTTCGCGGACGCCGGCCTCGTCTCGGCGCTGAAGGCCGACGCGGGCCAGGACCGGCCCCTGCGGGAGGTCCTCGGCGCGCACCTGTCGCGCGTCAAGGCCGGGGATTACGTGGCGGTGCTGGCGTTCCTCGCCGAGACCGACGAGAGCCGGCGCCTGATCGAGGAGATCCGGCTGCGCGCGAGCGCGCGCGCGACCGCGCCCGTCACCGTTTCCTGGGGCCCCCGCTATCTGCACTCGACGGGACAGCTCCACAAGGGCGGCCCCGCCAAGGGCGTCTTCCTGGTCCTCGGAGACGCCGGGAAGGGGACCTTGGCCGTCCCGGGCAAGCCCTTCTCGTTCGGCGAGCTGTGCCGCGCCCAGGCGAAGGGCGACGCCGCCGCGATGCTGTCGGCGGGAAGGCGCCTGCTGCGCCTCGACCTCGGGACCAACGCGACCGAGGGGCTGCGCGCCCTGTCGAACGCCCTGTCCGACGCCGCGGCGGCCGCGCGGTGA
- a CDS encoding HAD hydrolase family protein, with protein MSKLSPKALRARTARARIVLTDVDGVLTGGTIYHFVDTAGELVEFKGIHAQDSIAMAWLTESGLITGVISGRVSKGTDARLRLLKVKHIYQHRLDKAAVLAEIMAAEKLTKDQVVYVGDDIPDLAVMSRVGLAVAPANARPEVKAAAHFVTKASGGDGAFRELVEIILRSQGLWDAIIERYR; from the coding sequence GTGAGCAAGCTCTCTCCCAAGGCCCTGCGGGCGCGGACCGCGCGGGCCCGCATCGTGCTGACCGACGTCGACGGCGTGCTGACGGGAGGGACGATCTACCATTTCGTCGACACCGCCGGAGAGCTCGTCGAGTTCAAGGGCATCCACGCCCAGGACTCGATCGCGATGGCGTGGCTGACGGAATCGGGGCTGATCACGGGCGTGATCAGCGGCCGGGTGTCGAAAGGCACCGACGCGCGCCTGCGCCTGCTCAAGGTGAAGCACATCTACCAGCACCGGCTCGACAAGGCGGCCGTCCTCGCCGAGATCATGGCCGCCGAGAAGCTGACCAAGGACCAGGTGGTCTACGTCGGAGACGACATCCCCGACCTCGCCGTCATGTCCCGCGTCGGCCTCGCGGTCGCGCCGGCCAACGCCCGCCCCGAGGTGAAGGCCGCCGCGCACTTCGTCACCAAGGCGAGCGGCGGAGACGGCGCGTTCCGGGAGCTCGTGGAGATCATCCTCCGCAGCCAGGGGCTCTGGGACGCCATCATCGAGCGCTACCGTTAA
- a CDS encoding fibronectin type III domain-containing protein has product MTGLTMRRLSTALAAALLLAALPAVSAAADRRTAHTATLLTTGDVLLAGGVNEAGTTLATAELYAATIGRVVVGTGGMGVARASHTATLMSNGCVLATGGNTAANDAAVPVPSNSALIYNPATSSWAAPVGAQTTLLTARFNHTATLLNDGRVLICGGQNTNTDIVGNAIQSCEYYTPTSCTNGSFTAAPNLLQARYNHTATLLKDGKVWFAGGRNPLITATGGYLVTTERFDPGSGSFQSASPMIEARAYHTATLMGDGKALVVGGYNQRDVLANKGITESAEIYDPISNSVTPAATMSSRRQSHASLLSADGTVTVLGGLGNITTTYISGSALSLGQNVFGAGSTLVTDMTGGVVVPTATINAGSSGLIDLDFLLNKPVVGMISNGEVWLSSPSVMPSWGAIRFLPASETNPFVGARINLAGYSVGCREPFSVGNIVGNCGNIQRSLPQAAVSQLQGQVVYYPRVGVALGGDGKVTGGTLNFSATIDDSNNNATITGGSSFQATVKISVDNAFIGRSILSGTLTLTEAVLVQPSSFTATLTGGSGAVPATAVTLDASGNAELVLPMTFSSLAGDIEFTGTVPQSFASGQSIPKAGADMSLTATANFAYTMNGANLEGLTFNVDVATVVIRKFVFADTETYNPKTNSWLLSPVGGSSTADNRYGHTATLLPNNDQLFFGGRACSGVTCATQVSNISLDMPLVTSEKNFAATTGLAAQKRAFHTSTLLPDGDILIAGGTNGPSILSHAELFTPATELFSPVNGEMRYVRDLHTATLLPNGRVLIAGGFTTNAASTGSTNTAEIYYPDTKRFIETTPMISSRSNHSAIMLPDGKVFVAGGFGPGDVITGNSEIFISTQSRWVPAATMPGGCERAIHATVQLRDGRILLIGGVNSSGPLSTVARYDPALNTWDCASVAAIGNGTPGGPFALRSHTATLLFDGRVLVAGGNDGLGEANRSFIYDPAGNAWTSTDPLPLLQPRFNHTATFLPNGNVMISGGSQRFGNVPVSIENYHVNASTWVTGGGVSGVAFAGGARAFHTMTLALNNKMYGIGGSDGVIGGAGVALYNSAEAGYFTHTPDGFSKDAPPSFRQSTISGTFLGAVSTTVFLPGQNMTVTGTRFRGGTEASGGGAASANSAFSFPHMVLSQVDGSGGAASQSNGGFTVDLTTQIFINPANGATLDTSLTVALPATSAGLPYGWYTLRMGANDIYSNGTMIQVGPAKPTAAPANLAGTAAGTSSMTWTWNLIAGVDGYNVYNATTGVFITSIPATGAPTFVQTGLAPSATTSIMVAGYTLSGDGPLTNGPTTYTVSTCPINVTIASVTFSDLLLYWGDNGNAAPGTIYEVTQSSDAFVTDVSTPVPRLFNVAATSTTITNLAANTTYYFRVQAFNLIGLPSSFSAIVSTRTRAPVTQPIVMGLTTISIDWRWDDPGGVTNYRVYNATNNVLLGTPLTNVFTEIGLGTNTEHSIRVSAVTSAGEGPLSPSASAYTAAATPGPFNPVVSPPTTSTLQINWTNNGNPLQTPYQTTLTEFASDGSIVKVTTTPPVVAIFSQVYGGLIPSTLYGYDIVAENGDGVLSDEPPVVFGSTYTLPAPPSELTTLGTTPTTISVGWSTNNNSSSATYEVTYSTDGFALNVSTAIAFSAKYGGSGATITGLVTGATYSVRVIASNPYGQLSQFSNYVTTRTFNGGAPVGSLQGPLLAAADSTLFGSLGNGRQVTLRAPAHAFPADVVVTVSSFMPAATLCPGATNIAFSIVPTPSLQPIGSLYFTFDYAPAELGTIPTSRALLLRYDPGSNTCVPLETVVDTTNGRMTARINHFSLFQVGQVPLSVSAETARVFPNPYYAGRDGYVTIDNVPPLSRVRIFTLRGEQVLDVKANSTGLLTWSGTNGSGRSVASGVYLVMVESGGSKKILKLAVIR; this is encoded by the coding sequence ATGACCGGCCTCACGATGCGACGCCTCTCGACTGCACTGGCAGCGGCCCTCCTCTTGGCCGCGCTCCCGGCCGTTTCCGCGGCCGCCGACCGGCGCACGGCCCACACGGCGACCCTCCTGACGACCGGCGACGTGCTCCTCGCCGGCGGCGTCAACGAGGCCGGAACCACGCTCGCCACCGCCGAGCTCTACGCGGCCACGATCGGCCGGGTCGTCGTCGGCACGGGCGGCATGGGCGTCGCGCGCGCCTCGCACACCGCGACTTTGATGAGCAACGGCTGCGTGCTCGCGACCGGCGGCAACACCGCGGCGAACGACGCGGCCGTGCCCGTCCCCTCGAACAGCGCGCTGATCTACAACCCGGCCACGAGCTCCTGGGCCGCTCCGGTGGGCGCTCAGACGACCTTGCTCACCGCCCGCTTCAACCACACCGCGACCTTGCTCAACGACGGCCGGGTCCTGATCTGCGGCGGTCAGAACACCAACACGGACATCGTCGGCAACGCGATCCAGAGCTGCGAATACTACACCCCGACGAGCTGCACGAACGGGAGCTTCACCGCCGCGCCGAACCTCCTCCAGGCGCGCTACAACCACACCGCCACCCTGCTCAAGGACGGCAAGGTCTGGTTCGCCGGAGGCCGCAACCCCCTGATTACGGCGACGGGGGGCTACCTGGTGACCACCGAGCGCTTCGATCCGGGCAGCGGCTCCTTCCAGTCCGCCTCGCCGATGATCGAGGCCCGCGCGTATCACACCGCCACCTTGATGGGCGACGGAAAGGCCCTCGTCGTCGGCGGCTACAATCAGCGCGACGTCCTGGCCAACAAGGGCATCACGGAGAGCGCCGAGATCTACGACCCGATCTCGAACAGCGTGACCCCGGCGGCGACGATGAGCTCGCGCCGCCAGTCGCACGCGTCCCTGCTCTCCGCCGACGGCACGGTCACCGTCCTCGGCGGCCTGGGCAATATAACGACGACCTACATCTCGGGATCGGCCCTCAGCCTGGGCCAGAACGTTTTCGGGGCCGGCAGCACGCTCGTGACGGACATGACGGGCGGCGTGGTGGTCCCGACGGCGACCATCAATGCCGGCAGCTCGGGCCTGATCGACCTCGACTTCCTCCTCAACAAGCCCGTGGTCGGGATGATCTCCAACGGCGAGGTGTGGCTGTCGTCGCCGTCGGTCATGCCCTCGTGGGGCGCGATCCGCTTCCTCCCGGCCAGCGAGACGAACCCCTTTGTCGGCGCGAGGATCAACCTCGCCGGCTACTCGGTCGGCTGCCGCGAGCCCTTCAGCGTGGGCAACATCGTCGGCAACTGCGGCAATATCCAGAGGTCCTTGCCGCAGGCCGCCGTCTCTCAGCTGCAGGGCCAGGTCGTGTACTATCCGCGCGTCGGCGTCGCGCTCGGCGGCGACGGGAAGGTGACCGGCGGCACCTTGAACTTCTCGGCCACGATCGACGACTCGAACAATAACGCGACCATCACGGGCGGCTCGAGCTTCCAGGCGACCGTGAAGATCTCCGTGGACAACGCGTTCATCGGCCGCTCGATCCTCAGCGGCACGCTCACTTTGACCGAGGCCGTCCTCGTTCAGCCTAGCTCCTTCACGGCGACCCTCACCGGCGGCAGCGGCGCCGTCCCGGCGACCGCCGTCACCTTGGACGCCTCGGGGAACGCCGAGCTCGTGCTCCCGATGACCTTCAGCTCGCTCGCGGGCGATATCGAGTTCACCGGCACCGTCCCGCAGAGCTTCGCCTCCGGCCAGTCCATCCCGAAGGCCGGCGCCGACATGAGCCTGACCGCGACGGCGAACTTCGCCTACACGATGAACGGCGCCAACCTGGAAGGCCTGACCTTCAACGTCGACGTCGCCACCGTCGTCATCCGCAAGTTCGTCTTCGCGGACACCGAGACCTACAATCCCAAGACGAACTCCTGGCTTCTCTCGCCGGTGGGGGGCAGCTCCACGGCCGACAACCGCTACGGCCATACCGCGACCTTGCTTCCGAACAACGACCAGCTGTTCTTCGGCGGACGCGCCTGCAGCGGCGTGACCTGCGCCACGCAGGTCTCGAACATCTCGCTGGACATGCCCCTCGTCACCTCCGAGAAGAACTTCGCGGCGACGACCGGCCTCGCGGCGCAAAAACGGGCTTTCCACACCTCGACCTTGCTGCCGGACGGCGACATCCTGATCGCCGGCGGCACGAACGGCCCCAGCATCCTCAGCCACGCCGAGCTCTTCACTCCCGCCACGGAGCTCTTCTCGCCCGTCAACGGGGAGATGCGCTACGTCCGCGACCTGCACACGGCGACCTTGCTGCCCAACGGCCGCGTCCTGATCGCCGGCGGCTTCACGACGAACGCGGCGAGCACGGGCTCCACGAACACGGCCGAGATCTACTATCCCGACACGAAGCGCTTCATCGAGACGACCCCGATGATCAGCTCGCGCAGCAACCACAGCGCGATCATGCTGCCCGACGGGAAGGTCTTCGTCGCCGGCGGGTTCGGCCCGGGAGACGTGATCACGGGGAACTCCGAGATATTCATCTCGACGCAGAGCCGCTGGGTCCCGGCCGCGACCATGCCCGGCGGCTGCGAGCGCGCGATCCACGCGACGGTCCAGCTCCGGGACGGACGCATCCTCCTCATCGGCGGCGTCAACTCGAGCGGCCCGCTGAGCACGGTCGCGCGCTACGACCCGGCTCTGAACACCTGGGACTGCGCCAGCGTGGCGGCGATCGGCAACGGCACGCCCGGCGGGCCGTTCGCCCTGCGCTCTCACACCGCGACCTTGCTCTTCGACGGGCGCGTCCTCGTCGCGGGCGGCAACGACGGGCTCGGCGAGGCCAACCGCTCCTTCATCTACGACCCCGCCGGCAACGCCTGGACGTCCACCGACCCGCTGCCCTTGCTGCAGCCCCGGTTCAACCACACGGCGACCTTCCTGCCCAACGGGAACGTCATGATCAGCGGCGGGTCGCAGCGCTTCGGCAACGTCCCGGTCTCGATCGAGAACTACCACGTCAACGCGAGCACGTGGGTGACCGGCGGCGGCGTCAGCGGCGTCGCCTTCGCCGGCGGCGCGCGCGCCTTCCATACGATGACGCTGGCGCTGAACAACAAGATGTACGGCATCGGCGGCAGCGACGGCGTCATCGGCGGAGCCGGCGTCGCGCTGTACAACTCGGCCGAGGCCGGGTACTTCACCCATACGCCCGACGGCTTCTCCAAGGACGCCCCTCCGAGCTTCCGCCAGTCGACGATCTCCGGGACGTTCCTGGGCGCGGTCTCCACGACCGTGTTCCTTCCGGGCCAGAACATGACCGTGACCGGCACCCGCTTCAGGGGGGGGACCGAGGCCTCCGGCGGCGGCGCCGCCTCGGCCAACTCCGCGTTCAGCTTCCCGCACATGGTCCTGTCCCAGGTCGACGGCTCCGGCGGCGCGGCCTCCCAGTCCAACGGCGGCTTCACCGTCGACCTGACCACGCAGATCTTCATCAACCCGGCCAACGGCGCCACGCTCGACACCTCGCTGACCGTAGCACTCCCGGCCACGTCGGCCGGCCTGCCCTACGGCTGGTACACGCTGCGCATGGGCGCCAACGACATCTACTCCAACGGCACGATGATCCAGGTCGGGCCCGCGAAGCCCACCGCGGCGCCGGCGAACCTCGCCGGCACCGCCGCGGGCACCTCCTCGATGACTTGGACCTGGAACCTCATCGCCGGCGTGGACGGCTACAACGTCTACAACGCCACGACCGGCGTGTTCATCACCTCGATCCCCGCCACGGGCGCGCCGACCTTCGTCCAGACCGGCCTCGCCCCGAGCGCGACGACCTCCATCATGGTCGCCGGCTACACCCTCAGCGGCGACGGCCCGCTCACCAACGGGCCGACCACCTACACGGTGTCCACCTGCCCGATCAACGTGACGATAGCCTCCGTGACCTTCTCCGACCTCCTGCTGTACTGGGGCGACAACGGCAACGCGGCCCCCGGCACGATCTACGAGGTCACGCAGTCCAGCGACGCCTTCGTCACCGACGTCTCGACGCCCGTTCCGAGACTGTTCAACGTCGCGGCGACCTCCACGACGATCACGAACCTGGCCGCCAACACGACCTATTACTTCCGCGTGCAGGCGTTCAACCTGATCGGGCTGCCCTCGAGCTTCAGCGCCATCGTCTCGACGCGGACCCGCGCGCCCGTGACCCAGCCCATCGTCATGGGCCTGACGACGATCTCGATCGACTGGCGCTGGGACGATCCGGGCGGGGTGACCAACTACAGGGTCTACAACGCGACCAACAACGTCCTGCTGGGAACGCCCCTCACCAACGTCTTCACCGAGATCGGCCTGGGGACCAACACGGAGCACTCGATCCGGGTCTCCGCCGTGACGAGCGCCGGCGAGGGCCCCCTGTCCCCGTCCGCCTCGGCCTACACGGCCGCCGCGACGCCCGGACCGTTCAACCCGGTCGTCAGTCCGCCGACGACGAGCACCTTACAGATCAACTGGACCAACAACGGCAACCCGCTGCAGACGCCCTACCAGACGACGCTCACCGAGTTCGCGAGCGACGGGTCGATCGTCAAGGTGACGACGACGCCCCCAGTCGTCGCCATCTTCAGCCAGGTCTACGGCGGGCTCATCCCGTCGACGCTGTACGGCTACGACATCGTCGCCGAGAACGGGGACGGCGTCCTGTCCGACGAGCCGCCGGTGGTCTTCGGCTCGACGTACACCTTGCCGGCCCCGCCGTCGGAGCTGACCACGCTCGGGACCACGCCCACCACCATCTCGGTCGGCTGGAGCACGAACAACAACTCGTCCTCGGCGACCTACGAGGTCACCTACTCGACGGACGGCTTCGCGCTCAACGTCTCCACCGCGATCGCGTTCTCGGCCAAGTACGGGGGGAGCGGAGCGACGATCACCGGACTCGTCACCGGCGCCACCTACTCGGTGCGCGTCATCGCGAGCAACCCCTACGGGCAGCTCTCCCAGTTCTCGAACTACGTCACGACCCGGACCTTCAACGGCGGCGCCCCCGTCGGCTCGCTCCAGGGGCCTCTGCTGGCCGCCGCGGACTCGACCTTGTTCGGCTCCCTCGGCAACGGCCGCCAGGTCACCCTGCGCGCCCCGGCCCACGCCTTCCCGGCCGACGTGGTCGTCACGGTCTCCTCCTTCATGCCGGCCGCGACCCTGTGCCCCGGCGCCACGAACATCGCCTTCTCGATCGTGCCCACGCCCTCGCTGCAGCCGATCGGCAGCCTCTACTTCACCTTCGACTACGCGCCCGCCGAGCTCGGGACCATCCCGACGAGCCGCGCCCTGCTGCTGCGCTACGACCCGGGCAGCAATACCTGCGTCCCGCTCGAGACGGTCGTCGACACGACGAACGGACGGATGACCGCCCGCATCAACCACTTCTCGCTGTTCCAGGTCGGACAGGTGCCGCTCTCCGTCTCGGCTGAGACCGCCCGCGTCTTCCCCAACCCTTATTACGCGGGCCGCGACGGCTACGTCACCATCGACAACGTCCCGCCCCTGTCCCGCGTCAGGATCTTCACGCTGCGCGGCGAGCAGGTGCTCGACGTCAAGGCCAACTCCACCGGCCTCCTGACCTGGAGCGGCACCAACGGCTCCGGCCGGTCCGTCGCGAGCGGCGTCTACCTCGTGATGGTCGAGTCCGGCGGCTCGAAGAAGATCCTCAAGCTGGCGGTGATCCGGTGA
- a CDS encoding PorV/PorQ family protein, with amino-acid sequence MRTILAAVTALLLALPAAASDFGRAAVGTSGSEFLLFDTSARGIAMGGAYSVATNDAASLYWNPAGLSQVPRFSATFLHAQYVAGITYNAASAAKRINDSSVIAFGVRYLDVGAITRTDVNGLSRGEFQPRSYLAELGWGQSIYDLSDSEVDVAMGVTVKYLHTDLLAHANAYAGDFGVHSRFYGTSQTYDISMAIQNLGVGQKFDQVRDTLPTRLRFGGGVRPIKPLLLTIEAIAPINNLPHGAAGMEYTVDVQKNIQGAVRAGLNSLTYDSLGMTSMLNFGFGVKLSDLSFDYAFAPTGELGAQIHRVSVSFNLPAKISRRYRER; translated from the coding sequence GTGAGGACCATCCTCGCCGCCGTCACGGCGCTCCTGCTCGCGCTTCCCGCGGCCGCGTCCGACTTCGGCCGCGCCGCGGTCGGGACCTCGGGCTCGGAGTTCCTGCTCTTCGACACGAGCGCGCGCGGCATCGCGATGGGCGGCGCCTACTCCGTGGCGACGAACGACGCCGCGTCCCTCTATTGGAACCCCGCCGGCCTCTCGCAGGTCCCGCGCTTCTCGGCCACCTTCCTGCACGCGCAGTACGTCGCCGGGATCACGTACAACGCCGCGTCCGCCGCCAAGCGCATCAACGACAGCTCGGTCATCGCCTTCGGCGTCCGCTACCTCGACGTCGGCGCGATCACGAGGACCGACGTCAACGGGCTGAGCCGGGGGGAGTTCCAGCCGCGCTCCTACCTCGCCGAGCTCGGCTGGGGACAGTCGATCTACGACCTGTCGGACAGCGAGGTGGACGTCGCGATGGGCGTGACCGTCAAGTACCTGCACACCGACTTGCTCGCGCACGCGAACGCCTACGCGGGCGACTTCGGCGTGCATTCCCGCTTCTACGGCACGTCCCAGACCTACGACATCTCGATGGCCATCCAGAACCTCGGCGTAGGCCAGAAGTTCGACCAGGTGCGCGACACTCTCCCCACGCGCCTGCGCTTCGGCGGCGGCGTGCGTCCGATCAAGCCGCTCCTCCTCACGATCGAGGCGATCGCTCCGATCAACAACCTGCCCCACGGCGCCGCCGGCATGGAGTACACCGTCGACGTCCAGAAGAACATCCAGGGCGCGGTGCGCGCCGGTCTCAACTCGCTGACCTACGATTCCCTCGGGATGACCTCGATGCTGAACTTCGGCTTCGGCGTGAAGCTGTCCGACCTGAGCTTCGACTACGCCTTCGCCCCGACGGGAGAGCTCGGCGCGCAGATACACCGCGTGTCCGTCAGCTTCAACCTGCCCGCGAAGATCTCGCGGCGCTACCGGGAGAGATAG